A region of the Longimicrobiales bacterium genome:
CTCTCTGATCAATCGGATCGTTCAACTCCGAGAACGCGTTGAAGATCTCTGCGCCACCGATGTACAACTCGAAGCGTTCCGTCAGGCGCGGGTCGTCTCGGTGTGGCTTTGCGAGCGGGCTCAGTTCCTTGGGATGATCGATGACGAATGTGGGCTGAATCAAATCAGGCTCGACCACTTCCCCAAACAGCTTGTCGATCAGCTTGCCACGACCGGCTCCGTCGAGCTCCGGGGCCTTCATCTCTTCCGCCTTGGCCCGAAGCTGCTGGTCAGTCATCTCATGGACATCGACACCCAACGCCTCCGACAGTCCGGAGACCAGACCGAGTCGCCGGAACGGAGGCTCGAAGCTGATCTCCTGTCCGCCGACCTCAATGGTGCGAGTCCCGAAGACGTTGTCGAGCACGTGCAATACCATGCGCTCCACCAGTTTCATCTGATCTTCGTAGTCCGAGAACGCCTGATACCACTCAAGCATTGTGAACTCTGGGTTGTGCACCCGGGACAGCCCTTCATTTCGGAAGTCTTTCGCGATCTCGTACACGCGGTCTAGGCCGCCGACAATTAACCGCTTGAGGTAGAGCTCATCCGCGATGCGGAGGTACATCGTCTGATCAAGAGCGTTGTGCTTAGTGACGAAGGGGCGAGCGGAGGCACCACCATACAATGGCTGTAGCGCCGGCGTCTCGACTTCGAGAAATCCCTCCCCGTCCAGAAACCTCCGCAGCTCAGTGATGATCCGCGATCGGGTGCGAAACATCTCGCGCACGTCGGAATGCACGGCGAGATCTGCGTACCGCTGTCGGTATCGATTTTCCTGATCCTGAAAGCCCGAGTGAACGATGCGCTCACCGGTTTCGGCATCCGTCTCGACTTTGCCGAACGGGAGCGGTCTCAACGACTTCGTAAGTAGCGTCCACGACTCAACGTGTACCGTAACTTCGCCCGTCCGGGTGCGGAACGTCGGGCCCTCGACTCCGATCCAGTCACTCAGATCAAGCAGTCCGAGCAGTTCAAAAGACTCTTCGCCAATCGCGTTCTTCTTGAAGTAAAGCTGGATCCGACCTGAGCTGTCTTCGAGGTGCGCAAAGATGCTTCGGCCCATGTCACGCCAGGCCACGATTCGGCCCCCGACGCGCGCAGCCTCTCCCTTGCCACTCTCGGACAGTGTGCCCTCGCCCTCAGCATCCTCGAAGGCGGTGGCGACCTCCAAGCATCGTGCCGACGGCTCGAAGTTGTAGGCAAACGGCTCGACGCCCTTTTCACGGAGAGTTTCAAGTTTCTCGCGCCGATGGCGCATGAGCTGACTCAGATCTTCCATATCGATTCAGTAGGCGCAGGCTATTCGCCCGGCTCTCCTAGCTTTTTCAGGTATGCTTCGATGAGAGGATCCAGGTCGCCGTCCATGACTGCGTGTACGTCGGTGACCTTCAGTTCCGTGCGGTGGTCGTTGACCATCGTATATGGCTGAAAGACGTACGAACGTATCTGGCTGCCGAAGGCGATATCGCTCATACCGTCCTGGAGTTCCTTCTTGGCTGCCTCGCGAGCTTCAACTTCCTTCTTGTACATGGCCGCCTTCAGCATCTTCATGGCGGTGCTGCGATTCTTGTGCTGCGATCGTTCCTGCTGGCACGCCACCACAATTCCGGTGGGTCTGTGAGTAATCCGAACAGCTGAATCAGTCTTGTTCACGTGCTGGCCCCCGGCTCCTGAGGCGCGGTAAGTGTCGATCCTGAGGTCTCCCTCGTCGATCTCGATCTCAATGTCGTCATCGACCACAGGATAAATCACCGCGCTCGCGAACGAGGTGTGTCGGCGCGACTGCGCATCGAAAGGGGAAATGCGTACCAATCGATGCACTCCACTCTCGCCCTTCAGGTAGCCATATGCGCTGTCACCAATGATCTCGAAGGATGCGTTTTTGATACCGCCCTCTTCCGCCGGCTGCAGATCGAGCATGTTCACCGTGTAACCACGGCGCTCCGCCCAGCGGGTGTACATGCGGACGAGCATTTCGGCCCAGTCCTGTGACTCGAGTCCCCCGGCTCCGGGGTGAATGTTGACGATCGCCTCACGGTGATCGTCCTCCCCCTGGAGCATGGTCCGCACCTCAATGGACTCCACACCCGATCGAAGCCCCTCGAGTCCGCCTGAGAATTCGGCTAGCAGGTCCGGGTCTTCTTCGATCTCGAGGAGCTCGACCATTGCATCCAGCTCGTCGACTGACGCGGCCAATCGATTCCAGGGCCCGACCCACCCCTTGATACGATTCGCGTCGTCGATCACGCCGCGGGCCTGCTCCTGATCATCCCAGAAGCCCGGAGCGGCCATCATCTGATCGAGGTTCTTCAGCCTCTCTTCGCGTGTGTCGAGGTCAAAGATACCCCCTCAGTTCACGCAACTTTTCGCGCAGCCCGGCGAGGTCGCTCAGCTGATCCTTGTTCATCGGTTCGAATCGGTGCGAAGGGGAAGTAAAGGCGCGAAGGGTTGCCCGAGGGGGACCGCACCTCCGCGACAAGGCCTCAATATACGGAGAGGGTCGGGCGCCTAGAAGACCTGCTCTCCCTTCGCGAGGATGGAATTCAGGGCCTCGGTCCAGAAGCCACGGCCGGCTCCATTCGCCAGTTCCTCACCGATCATGTCAATGTACTCATTCCACGACTTGTCGATCTCCTCCTCAAAGTCCTGGACGAGCGTGCGGGTGGATAGCGCAGACTGATGGCGTTCGGCGTTGTACATGATCATGTCGGAAACGAGCACCCTGGCCAGACGCTTCGCCTTATCGGTGGGGTCGTGTTTCCCGAGTGTGAATCCCTGGACAACACCTGACGCGGCCTCCGAGAACGCGTCCGCCAGTGGTTCCGCCTCCGGATCGACCACTGGAGATGCCTTGGTGACAGGGTCTGCAACCGGTTCCGGCTCCGGCTCGGCTGCTGGTTCCGAGAACCTCGGCAATGGGTCCGGATCCGCAACCACGGCCTCCTTAGCCATGCCACCCCAGGGGTTGGTTCCGGCGCCTTCCACAGGTTCCTCCGCGACCGCGGGGGTCTCAGCGGATGCGGGGGCCGCGGGCGGTGCCGCCTCGGGTTCCGGCGACATCTCCCTCACCTTCGGCATCACGGGCGGGGCTGCGGGCCTCTCGACCCGAAAGATCTCGCCACAGGAACTGCACCGTGCGTTCACCCCACTCTCGGGGATCTTCGCCGGATCGACTGGGAACGCTGAGGAGCATGACGGGCACGTGACGGTGATGACCATGATCGATTGGGTTAGGTGTTGGTCTCGATCGGCTTGCCCGGCTTATCGGGACCAGCCAACTCAGCTTCTTCCTCGGCCGAGGCCGTCGGCAATCTCGGCGACCGGTGCCGACGATCCACGACGTACTTCGAGCCGGGAAACGATTTCGCGTACGTCTTCATTTTCGCGGCCAGTTCACTGATCTGCGCAACATGCTCTCATTTCTGAGATTGGTTCGTAACCACACCAATCGACAACGCGATCAGGGTGATACGGTGGATGTTGCCACGCCGATCCTTTCCAAGGAAGTATTCCGTCTGGCGAATGCGATGACTGAATTCATGTCGACGGACCTTCCTTCGCGGGCCCTGAAAGCTTGCGAAGAATCCTGAAGTCGACGTGTCGTGCCTCTTTGTCCACTCGAACCACCTGCACTTGAACGCGATCCCCCAGGCGGTAGCTGCGGCCCTCTCGCTCACCGTGAAGTGCCTGATCCCGTTCGCGGTAATGGTAAAAATCGTCACTGAGTCCACTTACATGGACTAAGCCGTCGACAAAGAAGTCTTCGAGCGTGACGAAGAAGCCGAAGGCCGCGACCCCTGAGACACGGCCTGAAAAATCGTCCCCAACGTGCCGCTCCATGAACTCGACCTTCTTCAGCGCGACAGAAGAGCGTTCTGCTTCGGCCGCGGCCTGCTCCCGCGCACTGCACTCCTCAGCTGACCGCACAAGTGCTTCACGGTCGAGGTACGGCGCCTCCGAACGATGGATGAGTACCGCGGCCAGGACGCGGTGCACCACCAGGTCCGGATACCTCCGAATCGGCGACGTGAAATGCAAATAGGCACTGGAAGCGAGGCCGAAGTGGCCGAGGTTTTCCGTGTGGTACCGGGCGCGGGACAAAGATCGCAGAACCAGGTTGTTCACCACTGTCTCCTCCTGGCGACCCCGAACGGCATCCAGAACCCTCTGCAGGTCTGCGGGCTTCAGCGATTTCTTGGCCGTCAGCTTCACGCCGAAACGCGAAAGCGTATCAACCAACGCATCGACCTTCTCCGGCGAAGGTCTCTCGTGCACGCGATACATGGTCGCGAGGTCCAATGCTTCCATGTCATTCGCTACGACCTCATTGGCCAGGACCATGTAGTCCTCTACTAGCCGGTGGCTCTCGAGCCTGTCGCGGCGCCGGATGTCGATCGGCTTTCCCTCTTCATCCAGAACAACCTTCGCTTCGGGCAAATCAAGGTCCAACGCGCCCCGCGCCCTCCGAGTCGACCGCACCCGGCGCGCACAGTCGTCCAGCAGGCGGAGCGCAGCATCGATCTCGGCATTAACCGACCTCGCACCGGTGAGCACCTCTTGGGCCTCTTCATAGGACAGCGCGTGCCGGCAGAGGATGACCGTCCGCTCGTACCGTCGACGAAGGACCTGCCCCTCTCGATCGAGCACGATGAAGGCGGAGACGGCGAATCGGTCCGCGCCGGGATTGAGAGAACACACGTCGTTGGACAAGACCCTCGGCAGCATCGGCACTGTGCGATCAACCAGATACACACTCGTGCCGCGTGCTTCGGCCTCGAGATCCACCAGACCTCCACGTGGGACATAGTGCGAAACGTCGGCGATGTGGATGCCAACCTCGACCTCACCCTTCTCGAGTTCGACAATGGAGAGCGCGTCATCGTGGTCCTTGGCATCGGCGGGATCGATCGTAAACGCGAGGAGATCTGTGCGGTCTACGCGGTCCAGGCCTGGATTCGCGATGCCCTCAGCCGCCGACGCCTCCGCTGCCGCTGTGACTTCTTCGGGGAAGTCCAGAGCGAGCCCAAAACCGTGAGCCACCGCGAGTACATCGACCCCCGGGTCGGTCAGCTTGCCCAGCACCTCTTCGACAGCACCAGTCGGGCCGACACGCCCTTCGCCATACGAGGTGAGCCGGACGACAACGACATCGCCGTCTTCCGCATCTCCTTCTTCGCCGCGTGCGATGAGGACGTCCTTCTTCATTCGGGCGTCGAGCGGGACCACATAGGTGACCTTCGGCGTGATATGAATCACTCCGACGGCCGTGTCCCGGGCTCGCTCGAGCACTCGGAGCACACTTCCGTCCGGACTCCGTCCTCTGCGACGGCCCTCGATACGGACCGATACGCGATCTCCATTCATAGCTGTCTTCAGGCGATGAGCGGGGACATAGACGTCCTCTCCCGCCCCGTCGAGCCGAACGAATCCGTGACCGTCCTTCGTAATCGAAACGAAACCGGTCACGAGGTCGATCGAAGCAGCCACTGCGTAGCGATGGCCCTTCATGCGCACGATTGTCCCTTTTGCCTCCAGCCCGGTCAACAGCCTACGGAACGCGCGATACCCCGTCGCCTCGATCTCCAGCTCCCGAGCAAGTTCCTTAGTCTTCAAGGGCCCCCGGTCCGAGGCAGCCAGCGCGTCGACCACCCTTCGTTCGGGAGAGGCGGTCGCCCGGTCACGTTTCGGACGCTTCGGTCTGGCGGCGCCATTTCTGAGCTTTCGTCCACCACCCTTCTTGCCCCGGCGGCTCATCCAGTCACCATCGGGTCGGAACTCGGACTCGCGTGTGCCATCGGGTGCCCTCTGTTGTGAAAATCGGAACCACCTCGCTCTGTGTACCCCTCACGATACCCCGAGCCGAGACAAAGGCGTCAACCACTGAAACGACGTGGTTCGCGATGATCGCGCCCAGCACATTCGTCGCCTGTCTGTAATTCTCGTCGCTATCCCTGATCAGTGAGCCGTACGTATCCTGATCGGCGCCCGTTCCCCGCCATTCCCAAAGATATGCGCTGTCGTAGGCGCGCTCTTCGTAGTATGCCAGTGCACGTACGTACTGCGGATCGCTCGGAGACGCTCCGGACATCCCACCAAGAAAAAGTGAAGAAGCGAGCGACCAGATCGATCCGTTGAATGTCGCCACATCGACCTCGGGCTGAAGTCCCACTTGCCCAAGGTCCTGGTCGAAGGCCCCCGACTGCTGCCACTTGGAGAGTGTCTCGTAATAGTCGAAGTCCCCATCCATGCGAGGCTCCGCCTGGAGTCTCGCTCGATCCCACGCAAAGTCTCGGTACGCATGTGTCGCATCCGCCCCAGCGGAGCGTCGGTTAACGTATGCGAACCACCCGACGGCCTCGAGTCCGAGGTAGATCCAGCGGCGCTCCTGTCCAATGACATGTTGGCCCGCCCCTGGGAGAACTGCAGACAGAATAGTCGACAAGGCAATACCGCCCGCACCGCCCGCCGCCTGCGGCCCGATGGCCTGTTCGGATGACCTTTTCCAGAGACTTGGCTCCGACTCGGGGCCGGAGGGTTGCCGCCCCTGAGAGAAAGACACGACGGGGGCCTTGAGCGGAGCCCACTCGTCCATGAGCGCGGGAGCAACCAGCCCCTGCACATCGTTACCTCGGCACTGCGCGTCGAGGAAAACGGGACTCGCGGCAGCCACAAATACGACAGCGAGCAACAACCCCGCTGGCCGAGGCCTGGCCTCCATCAGAATCCGATCGAGAAGGTCACATACACGGGCTCGGTCTCACCCGTGAGGGACGACACCGCGAGCGACTTGGCAATCGACAGGTCGAATCTCTCGTAGAGGAGGCCCAGACCAACCCTTCCGCCGTCCTCCTGATTGAGGTCCGAAAAGACCCAGCCGGCCCTGAGCGAAAGCGCCTCGGACCCTCCCGCAGTCAGTTCGCTTCCCACGTAGAGTGATGGCGAGCCAAAATTGCGGAGGCGATCTTCGACTTCGACCGCCACCCATCCCCGTAGTTCGTCCGTCTCCGCGAAGCCGGCCATAACATTGTATGCGGCCGCGACCCGAAGTCTGGCTGGCAGGGGATCCGCCTGTTCGGCGTTGAGTACCTGCAGGCTTGGTCCGAGGTGAGCCACCATCGCTCCAAGCCTCAGCGCGTCGGTCGGGGTCCCCTGGATTCCAACGTCGATAGCGTAGGTCGTAGCCATCGTGCCTTCGTCCGCGCAAATGCCTCGGCATGCCAGCTGAAACCGAATGAGCTTCAGGTTTACTCCCGCCGAAAGGCGGCTCCCGATGCGAGTGGCGCCGGAGACGATCCCTAGGTGATTACGAATGGTGATCGTCCCGGTGTAGTTGCCGAACTCGTCGGTCTGATCGATCTGGCCAGCATCGAGCAGAAAGTAAGAAGCCCCGAGTGCACCTACTCCCCGGCGAGCCCACAAGGCGGTCACGGCTGTCGCTGTTCCGGCCACGTGATCACCTCGAAAAATGACCGCTTGGCTTCGCTCGACTCCCGCGAGACCCGCCGGATTCCAGAAGGAGCCCTCTGCTCCCTCCACCCATGTCATCGCGCGACCCAGCGACACCGCCTGCGCGCCTACAGGTAAAAGTAGGAAGAGTGCACCCTCGGCTCGATCTGCCTGCGCGGACACCGGTTCCGCGAGAAGCGCGGAGCCGGCAAGGCATGCAACCAAGAGCGTGCGAAGGTCAGGAAACCTCAGAGTCGTCCTCGGCGGGAAGGCGGAAGCCCAGTTGGCTCAGATAGGCGCGATTCTTACGCCACGCCTTAAGGGGTTTTACCCAGAGATCGAGATACACACGCTGGCCGAGAAAGGTCTCAATCTTCGCTCGCGATGCCTCACCAAGAGCACGGATCGCGGCGCCCTGTTTACCGATCATCATGCCCTTCTGTGATTTCCGTTCCACGAAAACGTTCATCTGGATGTAGACCGGATCCTCGGCCTCGCGGAATTCCTCGACCTGACAGAACACCGAATACGGAATCTCCTGACGGAACTGCTCAAATATCGTCTCCCGGACCAGTTCGGAGACGAAGAAGCGTACCGGGTCAGACGCGATCTCGTCTTCGGGATACAGGAAGGCATGCTCGGGCAGACCTGCTCGTAGCTTATGGAGCAGCTCACCTGTCCCCTCTCCCGTCTCAGCCGAGATTCGGAAGGCTGGCGCATTCACATGCTGCGTGATCCAGGCTTCCCACTCAGCGATCACGGCCTCGGGGGCCACATCAACCTTGTTGAGCGCCACAACTAGGGGCGCTCTGGCCTCCTCAAGCGCGGTCAGAATCCGCCGCTCGTCTCGCTTCGTCGGTGCAGCCGTCGTATCGACCACCAAGAGCACCAGATCGGCTTCGGCCAAGGCCTGAAGCGCAGCCCCAAGCATCGACCTTTGAAGCAGATCCTTGGCCTCAAGGAGGCCTGGCGTGTCCAGAAATACGATCTGGTCCGAGCCCTCTGTCAGCACACCGGTGACCCTTTGCCACGTCGTTTGCGCTTTCGGCGTCACGATCGAAAGGTGTTCGCCGAGCATCTGGTTTAGAAGGGTCGACTTTCCCGCATTCGGACGCCCCACGAGGGCTACGTATCCGGTGCGTTGAGGAGTGTCAATCAAATCCTGTCCATGAAAAGGAGAAAGTATAGTGCTCGACGGCAGCAAGAGTCAGAGGCCGTATATTGCCTCGATGCAGCTTCCTTTCGCTATCCGTGATTTCGGTCAGGCCCTGTTCCGCGGAATCCCGCTGCGGGTAAGGTCTGGTATCAATCATAACATGAAGTGGAGCATTGTAACCTCCGGTAGGGGATACGGTTCCGGCTCTTTTGGGCGCAATAGGATCGAGGCGCTACAGGCCGTTACGCAGCCCGGAGACACCTTTTGGGACATCGGTGCACACAAAGGATTCATGACGCTCGCAGCGGCGAAGATGGTCGGATCCAGCGGAAGGGTCGTGTCAGTCGAGCCCTCCGAGAGGAATCGCCGGTTTCTGGAGCGACATCTCTCGTGGAACCATGTTACCAACGTCACGGTGATCCCATCCGCGATGGGCGGAGAGGAAGGTGAAGCGTTCTTCGGCGGGCGAGGCGACTCTCTCGCCTATGAGATCGGAACTGGGGATGAGACGGTCCCGATCCGGACCTTCGGCGCAGTCATGCGAGATTTTCAGGTGCCTGCCCCGTCAATTCTTAAAATTGACGCAGAAGCGCAAGAAGGGGCCATTCTTCAGGGATCAGGTGCCGCTATTCCGCC
Encoded here:
- the lysS gene encoding lysine--tRNA ligase — translated: MEDLSQLMRHRREKLETLREKGVEPFAYNFEPSARCLEVATAFEDAEGEGTLSESGKGEAARVGGRIVAWRDMGRSIFAHLEDSSGRIQLYFKKNAIGEESFELLGLLDLSDWIGVEGPTFRTRTGEVTVHVESWTLLTKSLRPLPFGKVETDAETGERIVHSGFQDQENRYRQRYADLAVHSDVREMFRTRSRIITELRRFLDGEGFLEVETPALQPLYGGASARPFVTKHNALDQTMYLRIADELYLKRLIVGGLDRVYEIAKDFRNEGLSRVHNPEFTMLEWYQAFSDYEDQMKLVERMVLHVLDNVFGTRTIEVGGQEISFEPPFRRLGLVSGLSEALGVDVHEMTDQQLRAKAEEMKAPELDGAGRGKLIDKLFGEVVEPDLIQPTFVIDHPKELSPLAKPHRDDPRLTERFELYIGGAEIFNAFSELNDPIDQRERFEAQVGLKEAGDDEAQPIDEDYIRALEYGMPPTGGVGMGVDRLVMMLTGAPTIRDVILFPILRTEE
- the prfB gene encoding peptide chain release factor 2, with the protein product MFDLDTREERLKNLDQMMAAPGFWDDQEQARGVIDDANRIKGWVGPWNRLAASVDELDAMVELLEIEEDPDLLAEFSGGLEGLRSGVESIEVRTMLQGEDDHREAIVNIHPGAGGLESQDWAEMLVRMYTRWAERRGYTVNMLDLQPAEEGGIKNASFEIIGDSAYGYLKGESGVHRLVRISPFDAQSRRHTSFASAVIYPVVDDDIEIEIDEGDLRIDTYRASGAGGQHVNKTDSAVRITHRPTGIVVACQQERSQHKNRSTAMKMLKAAMYKKEVEAREAAKKELQDGMSDIAFGSQIRSYVFQPYTMVNDHRTELKVTDVHAVMDGDLDPLIEAYLKKLGEPGE
- the rnr gene encoding ribonuclease R encodes the protein MSRRGKKGGGRKLRNGAARPKRPKRDRATASPERRVVDALAASDRGPLKTKELARELEIEATGYRAFRRLLTGLEAKGTIVRMKGHRYAVAASIDLVTGFVSITKDGHGFVRLDGAGEDVYVPAHRLKTAMNGDRVSVRIEGRRRGRSPDGSVLRVLERARDTAVGVIHITPKVTYVVPLDARMKKDVLIARGEEGDAEDGDVVVVRLTSYGEGRVGPTGAVEEVLGKLTDPGVDVLAVAHGFGLALDFPEEVTAAAEASAAEGIANPGLDRVDRTDLLAFTIDPADAKDHDDALSIVELEKGEVEVGIHIADVSHYVPRGGLVDLEAEARGTSVYLVDRTVPMLPRVLSNDVCSLNPGADRFAVSAFIVLDREGQVLRRRYERTVILCRHALSYEEAQEVLTGARSVNAEIDAALRLLDDCARRVRSTRRARGALDLDLPEAKVVLDEEGKPIDIRRRDRLESHRLVEDYMVLANEVVANDMEALDLATMYRVHERPSPEKVDALVDTLSRFGVKLTAKKSLKPADLQRVLDAVRGRQEETVVNNLVLRSLSRARYHTENLGHFGLASSAYLHFTSPIRRYPDLVVHRVLAAVLIHRSEAPYLDREALVRSAEECSAREQAAAEAERSSVALKKVEFMERHVGDDFSGRVSGVAAFGFFVTLEDFFVDGLVHVSGLSDDFYHYRERDQALHGEREGRSYRLGDRVQVQVVRVDKEARHVDFRILRKLSGPAKEGPST
- the era gene encoding GTPase Era, producing MIDTPQRTGYVALVGRPNAGKSTLLNQMLGEHLSIVTPKAQTTWQRVTGVLTEGSDQIVFLDTPGLLEAKDLLQRSMLGAALQALAEADLVLLVVDTTAAPTKRDERRILTALEEARAPLVVALNKVDVAPEAVIAEWEAWITQHVNAPAFRISAETGEGTGELLHKLRAGLPEHAFLYPEDEIASDPVRFFVSELVRETIFEQFRQEIPYSVFCQVEEFREAEDPVYIQMNVFVERKSQKGMMIGKQGAAIRALGEASRAKIETFLGQRVYLDLWVKPLKAWRKNRAYLSQLGFRLPAEDDSEVS
- a CDS encoding FkbM family methyltransferase — its product is MKWSIVTSGRGYGSGSFGRNRIEALQAVTQPGDTFWDIGAHKGFMTLAAAKMVGSSGRVVSVEPSERNRRFLERHLSWNHVTNVTVIPSAMGGEEGEAFFGGRGDSLAYEIGTGDETVPIRTFGAVMRDFQVPAPSILKIDAEAQEGAILQGSGAAIPPDAALLISVHGRTLHEIVTHWLRQRGYRILESCEMARCSADPEHPWTSDYDLLALGPEREADLQRLATLPLFFRP